One window of the Gambusia affinis linkage group LG01, SWU_Gaff_1.0, whole genome shotgun sequence genome contains the following:
- the dhh gene encoding desert hedgehog protein, with product MKQFWWARLAPLGLLAACTCLGVVQGCGPGPGYGTRSRPRKLTPMRYKQFFPNFSENTLGASGRAEGKISRNSERFNQLVCNYNPDIVFKDEENTSADRVMTKRCKDCLNRLAIAVMNQWPGVHLRVTEAWDEDGHHPQGSLHYEGRAVDITTDDRETKKYGILAQLAVEAGFDWVHYESRYHIHCSVKADKSEAVERGGCFPGWARVTVAGGRQKTLSSLASGDRILALSGTGQVVYSQVLLFLHRDRESRSVFLSLEADGGNRLVVTPHHLVFLDPDCGRDANEYRAEFASRARVGDCVLISSPGGQTETSRIVSVSLTESVGVFAPLTEAGTLFVDGVLVSSYALLEDHDLAHWAFGPLRLLHSLNHFFWGEDVKGEQKAGSKSATQFGTTEKVSIHMQNNLSEPLRVKDQEQCSLKTSEIHWYARLLYRFACIFLDSNIFHA from the exons ATGAAGCAGTTCTGGTGGGCCCGCCTGGCACCGCTCGGCCTGCTTGCTGCTTGTACCTGCCTAGGCGTGGTCCAGGGATGCGGACCCGGTCCTGGGTACGGCACGCGTTCCAGGCCCAGGAAGCTCACACCTATGCGCTACAAGCAGTTCTTCCCCAACTTCTCTGAGAACACCCTCGGGGCCAGTGGCAGGGCCGAGGGCAAGATCTCACGCAACTCCGAGCGCTTCAACCAGCTGGTGTGCAACTACAACCCAGACATTGTCTTCAAGGATGAGGAGAACACAAGCGCGGATCGGGTCATGACTAAG CGATGTAAGGACTGTTTGAACAGGTTGGCCATTGCTGTGATGAACCAGTGGCCAGGGGTGCACCTGCGGGTGACAGAGGCCTGGGATGAAGACGGCCACCACCCTCAGGGCTCGCTGCACTACGAAGGCCGGGCCGTGGATATAACCACAGAcgacagagaaacaaagaagtACGGCATCCTGGCCCAGCTGGCCGTAGAAGCAGGATTTGACTGGGTCCATTATGAGTCCAGATATCACATCCACTGTTCGGTCAAAGCAG ACAAATCTGAAGCAGTGGAGAGGGGTGGGTGTTTCCCAGGCTGGGCCCGGGTGACGGTTGCTGGAGGGAGACAGAAGACTCTGTCATCACTAGCATCTGGCGACCGGATCCTGGCTCTGTCTGGGACAGGCCAGGTCGTGTATAGCCAAGTCCTCCTGTTTCTGCACCGGGACCGGGAAAGCCggtctgtctttctgtctctggAGGCAGACGGTGGCAACCGACTGGTTGTGACTCCACatcatttagtgtttttagaCCCCGACTGTGGACGTGATGCTAATGAGTATCGGGCTGAGTTCGCGAGCAGAGCCAGAGTCGGTGACTGCGTCCTCATCAGCTCACCGGGGGGTCAAACGGAAACATCCCGAATCGTATCTGTCTCTCTTACTGAAAGTGTGGGAGTGTTTGCGCCCCTCACTGAAGCTGGAACTTTGTTTGTTGACGGGGTGCTTGTGTCCAGCTACGCACTGCTGGAGGACCACGACCTTGCACACTGGGCATTTGGACCTTTACGGCTTCTCCATTCACTGAACCACTTCTTTTGGGGGGAAGACGTAAAAGGGGAGCAAAAAGCTGGCTCTAAGAGTGCAACACAGTTTGGCACAACAGAAAAAGTAAGTATTCACATGCAAAACAATCTCAGTGAACCTCTTCGAGTGAAAGATCAAGAGCAGTGCTCCTTGAAGACATCCGAAATACACTGGTATGCTAGATTACTCTACAGATTTGCATGCATCTTCTTAGACTCCAATATTTTCCATGCTTAA